One Limibacter armeniacum DNA window includes the following coding sequences:
- a CDS encoding glycoside hydrolase family 97 protein: protein MKYIIGSWLLFGLMGFLLSSCESGQDDMEISSPNGQIKVNLSLSEDGKLVYNVFRDTVCVLLDSELGLVMKAEDFSKNLQLTAFSAPEVVTDSYSLVQGKKSHYQYQANRRVVELSNANGHRMEVVFQVSNDGVAFRYQFPDASTDQQEVTEERTTFHFPESAKAWLQPMAAAKTGWARSNPSYEEYFLKDVPVSTTSSIAAGWAYPTLFKNNDNWVMITEVGLNRGYCGTRLDNSLTEDHTNYQVAFPQDAEVIKDKQKLPQFTLPYATPWRVIVTGELSTIVESTLGTDLAQGSKLETTDWIKPGRASWSWVLLKDDFTVYKVQKEFIDYAADMGWEYCLIDGLWDTQIGYEQIGELVKYAESKGVGVLLWYNSSGDWNDTHQTPKHMMLEKDTRLEEFKRIAEMGVKGVKVDFFGGDGNSVINYYIDILEDAAEAKLMVNFHGCTLPRGWHRTYPHLLTAEAIRGMEFITFTQEGADSAMSHCTMIPFTRNVMDPMDFTPTAFSGLPGLERKTSNAFELALPVLFQSGIQHFAETPQGMQTTPDYVQDFMREIPVSWDETKLVEGTPGKEVIMARRKGETWYVGGINGENKEKQFVLNLPFIEKKEAVLITDGDSNNSFSKELVYTNEDNQVAMSMRGNGGFVMVF, encoded by the coding sequence ATGAAATACATTATAGGATCGTGGCTCTTGTTTGGGTTGATGGGCTTTCTGTTATCTTCTTGTGAATCAGGACAAGATGATATGGAAATTTCAAGTCCTAACGGTCAAATCAAAGTCAACTTAAGCTTGTCAGAGGATGGTAAGCTTGTCTACAATGTATTTCGTGATACAGTCTGTGTATTGTTGGACTCGGAGTTGGGATTGGTAATGAAAGCTGAAGATTTTTCTAAAAACCTTCAACTGACTGCTTTTTCAGCACCAGAAGTAGTCACAGATAGTTATTCTTTAGTGCAAGGCAAGAAAAGCCATTACCAATATCAGGCAAACCGTAGAGTAGTGGAGTTATCGAATGCCAATGGACATAGGATGGAAGTAGTATTCCAAGTGTCAAATGATGGCGTTGCATTCCGTTACCAGTTTCCCGATGCCTCAACCGACCAACAGGAGGTGACAGAGGAAAGAACGACTTTTCATTTTCCGGAAAGTGCTAAAGCATGGCTCCAACCTATGGCAGCAGCCAAAACGGGTTGGGCAAGGTCAAACCCTTCTTATGAAGAGTATTTCCTGAAGGATGTACCAGTGAGTACCACTTCGTCGATAGCTGCCGGATGGGCTTACCCTACCTTGTTCAAAAACAATGACAATTGGGTGATGATTACAGAGGTTGGGTTAAACAGGGGCTACTGTGGTACCCGATTGGATAACTCACTTACAGAGGATCATACGAACTATCAGGTAGCCTTCCCTCAGGATGCAGAAGTGATAAAAGATAAACAGAAATTGCCTCAGTTTACATTGCCATATGCAACGCCGTGGAGGGTAATTGTAACAGGAGAACTATCCACTATTGTGGAATCAACGTTAGGAACAGACTTGGCACAAGGCTCCAAGTTGGAAACAACGGATTGGATCAAGCCAGGTAGAGCATCATGGAGTTGGGTATTGCTCAAAGATGACTTTACAGTATATAAAGTACAGAAAGAATTTATCGACTATGCTGCTGACATGGGTTGGGAGTATTGCCTGATTGATGGTTTGTGGGATACACAAATTGGTTATGAGCAAATTGGTGAATTGGTGAAATATGCTGAAAGCAAGGGAGTTGGTGTCTTGCTTTGGTATAACTCATCAGGAGATTGGAATGATACCCACCAAACGCCAAAGCACATGATGTTGGAGAAAGATACACGTTTGGAAGAGTTCAAACGCATTGCAGAAATGGGTGTGAAAGGAGTGAAAGTGGATTTCTTTGGTGGTGATGGTAACTCGGTCATCAACTACTATATCGATATCTTGGAAGATGCTGCCGAAGCCAAACTGATGGTCAATTTCCACGGATGTACATTGCCGAGAGGTTGGCACCGTACTTATCCGCACCTACTAACGGCAGAAGCCATTAGGGGTATGGAATTTATCACCTTTACACAGGAAGGAGCAGACAGCGCGATGAGTCATTGTACAATGATTCCATTTACCCGCAATGTGATGGACCCGATGGATTTTACTCCAACTGCTTTTTCAGGGTTACCGGGACTTGAACGAAAAACAAGCAATGCTTTTGAGCTAGCACTTCCTGTACTGTTCCAATCTGGCATACAACACTTTGCAGAAACACCTCAAGGAATGCAAACAACACCGGATTATGTGCAGGACTTTATGAGGGAAATTCCAGTAAGCTGGGATGAAACAAAACTGGTAGAAGGAACTCCGGGCAAGGAGGTCATTATGGCAAGGAGAAAAGGAGAAACGTGGTACGTAGGGGGAATCAATGGTGAAAATAAGGAGAAGCAATTTGTATTGAACTTGCCTTTTATTGAAAAGAAAGAAGCTGTATTGATTACAGATGGAGATAGTAATAATAGTTTCAGCAAGGAACTGGTTTATACCAATGAAGATAATCAAGTAGCAATGTCTATGAGAGGTAATGGAGGCTTTGTGATGGTCTTCTGA
- the araA gene encoding L-arabinose isomerase — MKLDIKNPEIWFVTGSQHLYGEETLRQVADHSQQIAAGLAESNQISVPVVYKPTVKTPEEIYAICKQANDDENCIGIITWMHTFSPAKMWISGLKALQKPMLHLHTQFNRDIPWDKIDMDFMNLNQSAHGDREFGFINTRLRLNRKVVTGFWQDSKVHQQIDVWARVALTKADLQGARFARIGDNMRNVAVTEGDKVSAEIKFGFAVNGYGISDLTEHISAVKDSDILALVEEYESAYNLMESLKMGGAKRQSLFDAAQIELGLRSFLTEGNFKGFTDTFEDLTGMKQLPGIAVQRLMADGYGFGGEGDWKTAAMLRASKVMAGGLKGGTSFMEDYTYHFNPENPLVLGSHMLEICPSIAANKPSCEVHPLGIGGKEDPVRLVFNGEAGPAINASLITMGDRFRLLVNEVEAVEPTEELPNLPVARTLWKTMPDMETALSAWIYAGGAHHTVYSQALTTDYMEDFAEMFDLELVVIDKETKLRQFKEQLRLNDLYYQIHKEY, encoded by the coding sequence ATGAAATTAGATATAAAAAATCCAGAAATATGGTTTGTTACAGGTAGCCAACACCTGTATGGGGAAGAGACTTTACGTCAAGTAGCCGATCACTCGCAGCAGATTGCAGCAGGCTTGGCTGAAAGCAACCAAATCTCTGTTCCAGTGGTGTACAAGCCAACTGTAAAAACTCCTGAGGAAATTTATGCGATCTGCAAGCAGGCAAATGACGATGAGAACTGTATCGGTATCATTACATGGATGCACACCTTCTCTCCTGCCAAAATGTGGATTTCGGGACTGAAAGCTTTGCAGAAGCCAATGTTGCACCTGCATACACAGTTCAACCGTGATATTCCTTGGGACAAGATTGACATGGATTTCATGAACCTGAACCAGTCAGCACACGGTGACCGTGAGTTCGGTTTTATCAATACACGTCTGCGCCTGAACCGCAAGGTGGTAACAGGTTTCTGGCAAGACAGCAAGGTACACCAACAGATTGATGTTTGGGCTAGAGTAGCACTGACAAAAGCTGACTTGCAAGGTGCACGTTTTGCTCGTATCGGTGATAATATGCGTAATGTAGCCGTAACGGAAGGAGATAAGGTTTCGGCTGAAATCAAATTCGGTTTTGCGGTCAATGGTTACGGAATCAGCGATCTGACTGAGCATATCAGTGCGGTGAAAGACAGCGATATATTGGCATTGGTGGAAGAATACGAAAGTGCTTACAACCTGATGGAAAGCCTGAAAATGGGCGGAGCAAAACGTCAGTCCCTGTTTGATGCAGCACAGATCGAATTGGGTCTGCGTAGCTTCCTGACAGAAGGAAACTTCAAAGGTTTCACAGATACATTCGAAGACCTGACAGGCATGAAGCAGTTGCCGGGTATTGCTGTGCAACGTCTGATGGCTGACGGTTACGGATTCGGTGGTGAAGGTGACTGGAAAACAGCAGCTATGTTGAGAGCGTCAAAAGTGATGGCAGGTGGTCTGAAAGGTGGTACTTCATTTATGGAAGACTACACTTACCACTTCAACCCTGAGAATCCATTGGTATTGGGTTCACACATGTTGGAAATTTGCCCATCGATTGCAGCAAACAAACCAAGCTGTGAGGTACACCCACTGGGTATTGGCGGTAAGGAAGATCCTGTACGTCTGGTATTCAACGGTGAGGCTGGACCTGCCATAAATGCCTCACTGATCACGATGGGCGACAGATTCCGTCTGTTGGTGAACGAGGTGGAAGCAGTGGAACCAACAGAAGAGTTGCCAAACCTGCCGGTAGCCCGTACACTTTGGAAGACCATGCCTGATATGGAAACAGCACTTTCAGCGTGGATCTATGCAGGTGGAGCACACCATACGGTTTATAGCCAAGCATTGACAACAGACTATATGGAAGATTTTGCTGAGATGTTTGATCTCGAGCTGGTAGTAATTGACAAGGAGACGAAGCTCCGTCAGTTCAAGGAGCAATTGCGTCTGAATGACCTTTATTACCAGATTCATAAAGAATACTAA
- a CDS encoding L-ribulose-5-phosphate 4-epimerase, producing the protein MSKYIELKRECYEANMRLPELDLVIFTFGNVSAVDRSEGVFAIKPSGVPYDVLKPEDIVIVDFDNNIVEGTMRPSSDTKTHALLYKTWKDLGGICHTHSTYAVAWAQAGRDVPIFGTTHADHLTQNIPCTEILPDHMIQGDYEHETGNLIINTFMERGFEPSEVEMVLVKNHGPFAWGKNAEKSVYNSAVLEALCKMAQLTLDINPDAPELKQSLKEKHYYRKHGKGAYYGQ; encoded by the coding sequence ATGAGCAAGTACATAGAGTTGAAGAGGGAGTGCTATGAGGCAAATATGCGCCTTCCTGAATTGGATTTGGTGATCTTTACTTTTGGTAATGTCAGTGCAGTTGACCGCTCTGAGGGTGTTTTTGCCATCAAGCCGAGTGGAGTGCCTTACGATGTACTGAAGCCAGAGGATATCGTGATTGTTGATTTTGATAACAACATTGTAGAAGGAACCATGAGACCTTCTTCTGATACAAAGACACATGCGCTGCTTTACAAGACTTGGAAAGATCTAGGAGGTATTTGCCATACACATTCCACTTATGCAGTGGCTTGGGCACAGGCAGGAAGAGATGTGCCGATTTTCGGAACAACGCATGCCGACCACCTGACACAGAATATTCCTTGTACAGAAATACTGCCTGACCATATGATTCAGGGAGACTACGAGCATGAGACAGGTAACCTGATCATCAATACTTTTATGGAGAGAGGTTTTGAGCCAAGTGAGGTAGAGATGGTATTGGTGAAGAACCACGGACCATTTGCTTGGGGCAAAAATGCTGAAAAGTCTGTGTACAACAGTGCCGTACTGGAAGCGCTTTGCAAGATGGCGCAATTGACCTTGGACATCAACCCTGATGCTCCTGAACTGAAGCAATCTTTGAAAGAGAAACACTATTACCGCAAGCACGGTAAAGGGGCTTATTACGGACAATAA
- a CDS encoding ribulokinase: protein MTEVKNYVIGIDYGSDSCRALLVDAANGKEITSAVYYYRRWKDLLYCQADKNQFRQHPLDYLEGVETTITKVLAQAPEVDSKQVKAISVDTTGSTPVAVNKEGKPLSLTAGFEENPNAMFLLWKDHTAVEEAEEINHLAKSWGGEDFTKFEGGVYSSEWFWAKILHVIREDKEVAAAAYSWMEHCDWVTYVLTGEQGLEGFKRSRCAAGHKAMWHESWGGLPPKEFLTLLDPELASLRDRLYDKTYTADQVAGTLSPEWAEKLGLSTEVKIAVGTFDAHAGAVGGEITPNTLVKVMGTSTCDMLVGSEEEIGDNLVKGICGQVDGSIIPGMVGLEAGQSGFGDVLAWFKNLLIWPAKELAPQELQNISDDLIPALSKAAERIPVTESSVVALDWINGRRTPDANQLLKGAIKGLNMGVDAPRIFKALVEAICFGSKAIVDRFEQEGVPIHAVVAMGGVAKKSRLVMQTLSDVLNKPIKVVKSEQAPALGAAIYASVVAGIYPTVLDAMQNMSGGFEQVYVPIAEHVAHYQSLYESYAQLGQFVEQETVKNEQVHRVEEGVL from the coding sequence ATGACGGAAGTGAAAAACTATGTAATCGGCATCGATTACGGATCAGACTCTTGCCGTGCATTATTGGTTGATGCAGCCAACGGCAAAGAAATCACATCGGCGGTGTATTACTATCGCCGTTGGAAAGACCTTTTGTATTGTCAGGCTGACAAGAATCAGTTCAGACAGCACCCTTTGGATTATCTAGAAGGGGTGGAAACGACCATCACCAAAGTACTTGCGCAAGCACCAGAAGTAGACAGCAAGCAGGTTAAAGCCATCTCAGTAGATACAACTGGTTCAACACCAGTGGCTGTAAATAAAGAAGGCAAACCTTTGTCTTTGACAGCAGGATTTGAGGAAAATCCAAATGCGATGTTCTTGCTTTGGAAAGACCACACGGCTGTAGAGGAAGCAGAGGAAATCAATCACCTGGCTAAAAGCTGGGGAGGTGAGGACTTCACCAAATTTGAAGGCGGTGTTTATTCTTCAGAATGGTTCTGGGCAAAAATCCTGCATGTAATCCGTGAGGACAAGGAAGTGGCAGCAGCAGCTTACTCTTGGATGGAACACTGCGATTGGGTCACTTATGTACTGACAGGTGAGCAAGGATTGGAAGGTTTCAAGAGAAGCCGTTGTGCAGCAGGACATAAAGCCATGTGGCATGAGTCATGGGGAGGGCTTCCTCCAAAAGAGTTCCTGACACTGCTTGACCCTGAGTTGGCAAGCCTGAGAGACCGTCTGTATGATAAAACTTATACAGCAGATCAGGTAGCAGGTACACTATCACCTGAGTGGGCAGAGAAGCTGGGACTTTCTACAGAAGTGAAGATTGCGGTCGGCACTTTTGATGCACACGCAGGCGCAGTAGGAGGAGAGATCACACCAAATACATTGGTAAAAGTAATGGGTACTTCTACTTGTGATATGCTGGTAGGTTCAGAAGAGGAGATTGGTGACAACCTAGTAAAAGGTATTTGCGGACAAGTAGATGGCTCAATTATCCCTGGTATGGTTGGTCTGGAAGCAGGACAGTCAGGTTTTGGTGATGTATTGGCTTGGTTCAAGAACCTTTTGATCTGGCCTGCCAAGGAACTGGCTCCACAGGAATTGCAAAATATTTCAGATGACTTGATTCCTGCGCTTTCAAAAGCGGCAGAAAGAATTCCGGTTACGGAATCATCAGTGGTAGCCCTTGACTGGATCAATGGTAGACGTACACCGGATGCGAATCAGTTACTGAAAGGTGCTATCAAGGGATTGAATATGGGAGTAGATGCACCAAGAATTTTCAAGGCATTGGTAGAAGCAATCTGTTTCGGTTCAAAAGCTATCGTAGATCGCTTTGAGCAGGAAGGTGTTCCGATTCATGCTGTAGTAGCGATGGGCGGTGTAGCCAAGAAATCAAGACTGGTGATGCAAACCCTTTCCGATGTACTGAACAAGCCAATCAAGGTAGTGAAATCAGAACAGGCTCCTGCATTGGGAGCAGCCATTTACGCAAGTGTGGTAGCAGGTATTTACCCAACTGTACTGGATGCCATGCAAAATATGTCAGGTGGGTTTGAGCAGGTATATGTGCCAATTGCTGAGCACGTGGCGCATTATCAGTCGCTGTACGAATCGTACGCACAACTAGGTCAATTTGTAGAACAAGAAACTGTAAAAAATGAGCAAGTACATAGAGTTGAAGAGGGAGTGCTATGA
- a CDS encoding transketolase family protein yields MILEVNIENELANKAANNIRILSAAMVEKAKSGHPGGAMGGADFINILFTEFLRFDPENPQWINRDRFFLDPGHMSPMLYSVLAMCGKYSMEELAQFRQWDSPTSGHPEVDVMRMVENTSGPLGQGHAFGLGAAIAERFLAERFGEWMSHKTYIYISDGGIQEEISQGVGRIAGFLGLNNLIMFYDANDIQLSTTVAEVTAEDTAAKYKAWGWNVKTIAGNNAEAIREALREAQDEQERPTLIIGKTVMGKGAVSEQGDSFESKCSTHGQPLSNAGASFNKTVENLGGNPENPFEIFPEVAEYYAKILADKKAYANDRYAEQQKWAEASPELAAKLEQFFSKEVAFDMSLVEQQQGVATRAASANVLKQFGKQVENMIVASADLADSDKTEAFLKGTTAFVKGDFSGRFLQAGVSELTMAAIAVGMGLHGGVVPVCATFFVFSDYMKPVLRMAALMKVPVKFMWTHDSFRVGEDGPTHQPIEQEAQLRLLEHLYNHSGKRSLLALRPADADETTVAWDMMMKENNRPSGLILSRQNIESLPLKDGQSLAEEARKGAYTVVENENPEVVLVASGSEVSTLVQAVRLLEGKVNCNVVSVISEGLFRDQSSDYQENVLPSGLPKMGLTAGLPVTLQGLVANGKVIGLNHFGYSAPASVLDNKFGFTPEKVADEILNFLNK; encoded by the coding sequence ATGATACTGGAAGTAAATATTGAAAATGAATTGGCGAACAAAGCCGCTAACAATATTCGTATCCTTTCGGCTGCTATGGTCGAAAAAGCCAAATCAGGTCACCCTGGTGGAGCCATGGGAGGAGCGGACTTTATAAATATCCTATTTACAGAATTTCTTCGATTTGACCCTGAAAACCCACAGTGGATCAATCGTGACAGGTTCTTCCTTGATCCTGGACATATGTCTCCAATGTTGTATTCAGTATTGGCAATGTGTGGCAAGTACAGCATGGAAGAGCTGGCGCAGTTCAGACAGTGGGATAGCCCAACTTCTGGACACCCTGAGGTGGATGTCATGCGAATGGTGGAAAACACTTCAGGTCCATTGGGGCAAGGACATGCCTTTGGATTGGGTGCTGCCATTGCAGAGCGCTTTCTAGCTGAACGCTTTGGAGAGTGGATGTCACACAAGACTTACATCTACATCTCGGATGGGGGCATTCAGGAAGAGATTTCACAAGGTGTCGGAAGAATTGCAGGCTTCTTGGGACTGAACAATCTGATCATGTTCTATGATGCCAACGATATTCAGCTTTCCACAACTGTAGCGGAAGTGACGGCTGAAGATACAGCTGCCAAGTACAAGGCTTGGGGTTGGAATGTGAAAACCATTGCAGGTAACAACGCAGAAGCAATCCGTGAAGCACTGAGAGAGGCGCAGGATGAGCAGGAGAGACCAACGCTGATCATCGGTAAAACCGTGATGGGTAAAGGTGCAGTAAGTGAGCAGGGAGATAGCTTTGAAAGCAAATGTTCTACACACGGTCAGCCATTGTCCAATGCTGGTGCATCATTTAATAAAACGGTAGAAAATCTAGGAGGAAACCCTGAGAACCCTTTTGAGATTTTCCCTGAAGTAGCTGAATACTACGCTAAGATACTGGCAGATAAAAAGGCGTATGCTAATGACCGTTATGCAGAACAACAAAAATGGGCAGAAGCAAGCCCTGAGCTAGCTGCAAAACTGGAGCAATTCTTCAGCAAGGAGGTTGCTTTTGATATGAGTTTGGTAGAACAACAGCAAGGAGTAGCCACGCGTGCAGCCTCTGCCAACGTACTTAAGCAATTCGGGAAGCAGGTAGAAAATATGATTGTCGCTTCAGCTGACTTGGCTGATTCAGACAAGACAGAAGCTTTCCTGAAAGGAACTACTGCTTTTGTAAAAGGAGATTTCTCCGGCAGATTCCTGCAGGCAGGTGTGTCAGAGCTGACAATGGCAGCGATTGCAGTAGGTATGGGATTACACGGTGGTGTGGTACCTGTATGTGCAACCTTCTTTGTCTTCTCAGACTATATGAAACCTGTACTGCGTATGGCTGCATTGATGAAAGTACCAGTCAAGTTTATGTGGACGCACGACTCTTTCCGTGTAGGAGAGGATGGACCAACGCATCAGCCAATTGAGCAGGAAGCACAATTAAGATTACTCGAACATTTATATAACCATTCAGGCAAGCGCAGTTTGTTGGCACTTCGTCCTGCGGATGCAGATGAGACAACAGTAGCTTGGGATATGATGATGAAGGAGAACAACAGACCTTCAGGTTTGATTCTTTCCCGTCAGAATATCGAAAGCCTGCCACTTAAGGATGGACAGTCGTTGGCTGAAGAAGCAAGAAAAGGTGCTTATACAGTAGTGGAAAATGAGAACCCTGAAGTGGTGCTGGTGGCATCAGGTTCTGAAGTATCTACCCTTGTACAGGCAGTAAGACTGCTGGAAGGTAAGGTGAACTGCAATGTGGTATCTGTTATTTCTGAAGGCTTGTTCCGTGATCAGTCATCTGACTATCAGGAAAATGTATTGCCATCAGGTCTGCCAAAAATGGGCTTGACAGCAGGTTTGCCTGTGACGCTTCAAGGGCTTGTAGCAAACGGTAAAGTAATCGGACTGAACCACTTCGGTTACTCAGCACCTGCATCAGTACTGGACAATAAGTTCGGGTTTACACCTGAAAAGGTAGCAGATGAGATACTTAATTTCTTAAACAAATAA
- the fsa gene encoding fructose-6-phosphate aldolase produces MKFFIDTASLQEIQHAYDMGILDGVTTNPSLMAKEGISGKANVMAHYKAICDIVEDNVSAEVIATTYEEMIAEGLELAAIDPKIVVKIPMIEDGVKAIKYLSGKGIRTNCTLIFSAGQALLAAKAGATYVSPFIGRLDDISFNGLELISEIKTIFENYNLGTEILCASVRHTIHLLECAKIGADVATCPLKVFTSLKNHPLTDKGLAQFLEDHRKAEELQAVQA; encoded by the coding sequence ATGAAATTCTTTATCGATACAGCAAGCCTTCAGGAAATCCAACATGCTTATGATATGGGTATTCTGGATGGCGTTACAACCAACCCAAGCCTCATGGCCAAAGAAGGCATTAGTGGTAAAGCTAATGTAATGGCACATTATAAAGCTATCTGTGACATTGTTGAGGACAACGTAAGTGCAGAAGTGATAGCAACCACTTATGAGGAAATGATTGCAGAAGGGCTTGAGCTGGCAGCTATTGATCCCAAGATCGTCGTGAAGATTCCGATGATTGAAGATGGAGTGAAGGCAATCAAGTACCTGAGTGGTAAAGGTATCCGTACCAACTGTACACTGATTTTCTCAGCAGGTCAAGCTTTGTTGGCAGCTAAGGCAGGCGCTACTTATGTTTCTCCATTTATCGGAAGGTTGGATGACATTTCATTCAATGGTTTGGAACTGATCAGCGAGATCAAAACCATTTTTGAGAACTATAACCTTGGTACAGAAATTCTTTGTGCATCTGTTCGTCATACCATTCACTTGCTGGAATGTGCCAAGATCGGTGCTGATGTAGCGACTTGTCCACTGAAGGTGTTCACTTCTCTGAAAAACCACCCATTGACGGACAAAGGATTGGCTCAGTTCCTAGAAGACCACCGCAAGGCGGAAGAGCTGCAAGCTGTTCAGGCATAG
- a CDS encoding arabinan endo-1,5-alpha-L-arabinosidase: MMKRLLNTLNVLLLSAAVMSCQTRGEQRAVSVKTSAEDYDPKIEDNYEHLASISQYKQWGVYNVHDPSCLKVGDWYYVYSTDAYYKDGLKKEGITPPEEEGFIQIRRSKDLINWEFVGWAFDEIPQEAVEHVHNANNGEGAGNVWAPYIFEHNGELRLYYSVSAFGKQTSYIGMATSKDPANGWKHKDVVVKTVNGDRMNAIDPTISVDQKTGQQYMIYGSYFGGLYCIALDERSGLPKQLGDQGKCVARRAAGKDNVIEAPEIIYNPEFDKYYLFVSYDPLMVTYNVRVGRSDNPDGPFLDFFGNDMADTTNNYPRLTGAYQFNNHSGWAGNAHCGVIREEDKFFMLHQSRLSPENLQMVMHVQEMLWTADGWPVLSPERYTGMPQDEVKEGEVVGNWEVIRFNRGISDRKLWQGQVLWGEGQLRDDEIHTSDVWKLTQDNTISDGGTWQYGKTKLTLTLGEETLTPLLARGWDWENKCPTILLTGLDSNGCAFWAKRIDSKISKR, translated from the coding sequence ATGATGAAACGACTTTTGAATACACTAAATGTACTGCTGTTGTCAGCGGCGGTAATGTCGTGCCAAACAAGGGGAGAACAACGAGCTGTTTCAGTCAAAACATCAGCCGAAGATTACGACCCGAAAATTGAAGACAACTATGAGCATTTGGCATCGATCAGCCAATACAAGCAATGGGGTGTTTACAATGTACATGACCCATCTTGTCTGAAGGTTGGAGACTGGTACTATGTGTACTCAACAGATGCCTATTATAAAGACGGTCTCAAAAAGGAAGGAATCACCCCACCTGAGGAGGAAGGTTTTATCCAGATCCGTCGCTCAAAGGATTTAATCAATTGGGAGTTTGTAGGTTGGGCTTTTGACGAAATTCCACAGGAAGCGGTTGAGCATGTCCATAACGCCAATAATGGTGAAGGAGCCGGTAATGTCTGGGCACCTTACATATTTGAGCATAACGGAGAGCTGCGCCTTTATTATTCTGTGAGTGCCTTTGGTAAGCAGACCTCTTATATAGGTATGGCAACAAGTAAAGACCCTGCAAACGGATGGAAACATAAGGATGTAGTGGTCAAAACGGTAAATGGTGACCGCATGAATGCCATTGACCCCACCATTTCTGTTGATCAGAAAACAGGACAGCAGTATATGATTTACGGTTCTTACTTCGGAGGACTGTATTGCATTGCGCTGGATGAGCGAAGTGGCTTGCCTAAGCAACTGGGAGATCAGGGTAAATGTGTAGCCAGAAGAGCTGCAGGCAAGGACAACGTGATTGAGGCTCCTGAGATTATCTACAACCCTGAGTTTGACAAGTACTACCTTTTTGTGTCTTACGATCCCCTGATGGTTACCTATAATGTAAGGGTAGGACGTTCGGACAATCCTGATGGGCCATTTCTGGATTTCTTCGGAAATGACATGGCGGATACGACCAACAACTATCCAAGGTTGACAGGTGCTTACCAATTCAATAACCATAGCGGTTGGGCAGGTAACGCACACTGTGGAGTCATCAGGGAAGAAGATAAGTTCTTTATGCTGCACCAGTCGAGGTTATCTCCTGAGAACCTTCAGATGGTGATGCATGTACAAGAAATGCTTTGGACAGCAGATGGTTGGCCAGTGCTTTCGCCAGAACGCTACACAGGTATGCCGCAGGATGAAGTGAAGGAAGGTGAAGTGGTTGGAAACTGGGAAGTGATTCGTTTCAACAGAGGCATTTCTGACCGAAAGCTATGGCAAGGACAGGTGCTTTGGGGTGAAGGTCAGCTCAGGGATGATGAAATCCATACTTCAGATGTATGGAAGCTGACACAAGACAATACGATTTCAGATGGCGGAACTTGGCAATATGGTAAAACCAAGCTCACCCTCACATTAGGGGAGGAAACCCTGACTCCATTGCTGGCAAGGGGATGGGACTGGGAGAACAAGTGTCCGACAATTCTTTTAACAGGACTTGACAGTAACGGCTGTGCTTTTTGGGCCAAGCGAATCGACTCAAAAATCAGTAAGCGGTAA